The Microbacterium limosum genome contains a region encoding:
- a CDS encoding glycoside hydrolase family 3 N-terminal domain-containing protein: MTTAPRWVPRNLGRAAVLAAIAVPLAVAAPAAAAPPPVPTAQGEEAPPIRVEPAAAQDRSDAAAALVAAMSTRERAAAIVMAHTPTTDPGAAADFVAQTGIAGFILMGANIGGDEAAVRDLTDALTLDAALPPLIAVDQEGGDVRRLRWDDFPASTTLKRTDAEAALDAFAARGSLLGRVGIGVNFGVVADYTDDPGSFIYRRSLGTDAAGSAERVAAAVEGESPFAASTLKHFPGHGATPGDSHRVIPATDMSLEAWRSGEAVPFREGVAAGAELVMFGHLAYTAVDAAPASLSAAWHDILRDELGFTGVAVTDDMAMLEASGIPAYSDPVENAIAAVVAGNDLVLGVAYTTPGRVTAVVDGIVQATESGRIAPERLQEAATRVTALRLARGGSSGAVPCGECAPVG; this comes from the coding sequence GTGACGACGGCCCCGCGGTGGGTGCCCCGAAACCTGGGGCGGGCAGCCGTCCTCGCCGCGATCGCCGTGCCGTTGGCGGTCGCGGCCCCCGCGGCCGCCGCCCCTCCGCCCGTGCCGACGGCACAGGGCGAGGAGGCACCGCCGATCCGTGTCGAGCCTGCGGCGGCGCAGGACCGATCGGATGCCGCGGCCGCTCTCGTGGCGGCCATGTCGACCCGAGAGCGTGCCGCCGCGATCGTCATGGCGCACACCCCCACGACCGACCCGGGCGCCGCGGCGGACTTCGTCGCGCAGACGGGCATCGCCGGGTTCATCCTCATGGGCGCGAACATCGGTGGCGACGAGGCGGCCGTGCGCGACCTCACGGACGCGCTCACCCTGGACGCCGCCCTGCCTCCGCTCATCGCGGTGGATCAGGAGGGCGGTGATGTGCGCCGCCTGCGATGGGACGATTTCCCCGCCTCCACGACACTCAAGCGGACGGACGCCGAGGCGGCACTCGACGCCTTCGCCGCCCGCGGATCGCTGCTGGGCCGCGTCGGCATCGGCGTCAACTTCGGAGTCGTCGCCGACTACACCGACGACCCGGGATCGTTCATCTACCGCCGGTCACTCGGGACGGATGCCGCAGGGTCGGCCGAGCGCGTCGCGGCCGCGGTGGAGGGTGAGAGCCCCTTCGCCGCCTCGACGCTCAAGCACTTCCCGGGCCACGGCGCGACGCCGGGCGACTCGCACCGCGTCATCCCCGCCACCGACATGAGCCTCGAGGCCTGGAGGTCGGGCGAGGCGGTGCCGTTCCGCGAGGGCGTCGCCGCGGGCGCGGAGCTGGTGATGTTCGGGCACCTGGCCTACACCGCGGTGGATGCCGCTCCGGCGTCGCTCTCCGCCGCGTGGCACGACATCCTGCGCGACGAGCTCGGCTTCACGGGGGTCGCGGTCACCGACGACATGGCGATGCTCGAGGCATCCGGCATCCCCGCGTACTCCGACCCCGTCGAGAACGCGATCGCGGCGGTCGTCGCGGGCAACGACCTGGTTCTGGGCGTCGCCTATACGACACCGGGGCGGGTGACGGCCGTCGTCGACGGGATCGTGCAGGCCACAGAGTCGGGGCGGATCGCGCCCGAGCGCCTGCAGGAGGCGGCGACGCGCGTGACCGCGCTGCGTCTGGCCCGGGGCGGCTCGTCCGGTGCGGTGCCCTGCGGCGAGTGCGCGCCCGTGGGCTGA
- a CDS encoding DedA family protein — translation MNDFLSTVLDLVQGVDPVLRTLIAGVAIMLETSVLVGLVVPGDTIVIVASTAVSTPFEGILLGLAVVVGALVGESIGFWLGRWLGPKIRLSRAGRRIGEANWAKSERYLRRRGGPAIFLSRFLPVLHSLVPLTVGMSGYPYRRFLAWTAPACILWAALYISVAAAAAGTYRELADTVHTAGYVFVGVIVVFLFLAYIGKKVIERVERRHFHDEGPDGAEPADVED, via the coding sequence GTGAACGACTTCCTGTCGACGGTGCTCGATCTCGTTCAGGGCGTGGACCCGGTGCTGCGGACCCTGATCGCCGGCGTCGCGATCATGCTGGAGACCAGCGTTCTCGTGGGACTCGTGGTGCCCGGCGACACGATCGTCATCGTCGCCTCGACGGCCGTCTCGACGCCGTTCGAAGGCATCCTGCTCGGCCTAGCGGTCGTGGTCGGTGCGCTCGTGGGCGAGAGCATCGGCTTCTGGCTGGGACGGTGGCTCGGACCGAAGATCCGGCTCTCGCGGGCGGGCCGGCGCATCGGCGAGGCCAACTGGGCGAAGTCGGAGCGCTACCTGCGGCGCCGCGGCGGCCCGGCGATCTTCCTCTCCCGGTTCCTTCCGGTGCTGCACTCGCTCGTGCCGCTCACGGTCGGCATGAGCGGATACCCCTACCGCAGGTTCCTCGCGTGGACGGCGCCGGCGTGCATCCTGTGGGCGGCGCTCTACATCTCCGTGGCGGCGGCCGCGGCGGGCACGTATCGCGAGCTCGCCGACACCGTCCACACCGCGGGCTACGTCTTCGTCGGCGTCATCGTCGTCTTCCTGTTCCTGGCCTACATCGGCAAGAAGGTCATCGAGCGGGTGGAGCGCCGCCACTTCCACGACGAAGGCCCGGACGGCGCCGAACCGGCCGACGTGGAAGACTGA
- the pabB gene encoding aminodeoxychorismate synthase component I, whose product MPHDIVAVSLPAGADPARIFAAIEPRHPDVFWLDSGTNAREGFSYVGVGDAVPAEAVHDVALGGSDDGGDAGRAVPGRFRGGWIGWFSYESGAHGMGAPAAGPADDRWMRVRRWVAVEHATGRAWAVAPASDAPEWHARMTDAAASPAPEPPAPTGSTEARARHTAEDYAVMIERCRDAIREGDAYQLCLTTRFEAPAADAATVYARLRAGSPAHHGAFVRIGDTALLSASPEEFLAVGDGIVRTRPIKGTRPRAADAATDAALAADLVASEKERAENVMIVDLMRNDLARVCEPGTVRVDALLAVESYPHVHQLVSTVSGRLRPGVRMRDLLRFAFPAGSMTGAPKLSAMGILHRLEGAPRGVYAGCFGWIGDDGGADLAMVIRSIVLRGEAAVVGAGGGITWSSVTADEVREVGIKASAPLRALGARLPSGW is encoded by the coding sequence ATGCCCCACGACATCGTCGCCGTGTCGCTGCCCGCGGGCGCCGACCCGGCGCGCATCTTCGCGGCCATCGAGCCGCGGCATCCCGACGTGTTCTGGCTCGACTCGGGGACGAACGCCCGAGAAGGCTTCAGCTACGTCGGCGTCGGCGACGCCGTGCCGGCCGAGGCGGTGCACGATGTCGCCCTCGGGGGGAGCGACGACGGCGGGGATGCCGGGCGGGCCGTGCCCGGCCGCTTCCGCGGCGGGTGGATCGGCTGGTTCTCCTACGAATCCGGCGCTCACGGCATGGGAGCTCCGGCGGCGGGCCCCGCTGACGACCGATGGATGCGCGTGCGCCGCTGGGTGGCCGTCGAACACGCGACGGGCCGCGCGTGGGCCGTCGCCCCGGCATCCGACGCACCGGAGTGGCACGCGCGGATGACGGATGCCGCGGCATCCCCGGCGCCCGAGCCGCCGGCGCCCACCGGATCGACCGAGGCCCGCGCGCGCCACACGGCCGAGGACTATGCGGTCATGATCGAGCGCTGCCGCGACGCGATCCGCGAGGGCGACGCCTACCAGCTGTGCCTCACGACGCGATTCGAGGCGCCCGCGGCGGATGCCGCCACCGTCTACGCTCGGCTGCGCGCGGGGAGTCCCGCCCACCACGGCGCCTTCGTGCGCATCGGGGACACGGCCCTGCTGAGCGCGAGCCCGGAGGAGTTCCTCGCCGTCGGCGACGGGATCGTGCGCACGCGCCCCATCAAGGGCACGCGGCCGCGCGCGGCGGATGCGGCGACGGATGCCGCGCTGGCGGCCGATCTCGTCGCGAGCGAGAAGGAGCGCGCCGAGAACGTGATGATCGTCGACCTCATGCGCAACGACCTCGCCCGCGTGTGCGAACCGGGAACCGTGCGCGTGGACGCGCTCCTGGCGGTGGAGAGCTACCCGCACGTGCACCAGCTCGTCAGCACCGTGTCCGGGCGGCTGCGGCCCGGGGTGAGGATGAGGGACCTGCTGCGCTTCGCGTTCCCCGCCGGCAGCATGACGGGCGCGCCCAAGCTCTCCGCGATGGGGATCCTGCACCGTCTCGAAGGAGCCCCGCGCGGTGTGTACGCCGGGTGCTTCGGCTGGATCGGGGACGACGGCGGCGCCGATCTGGCGATGGTCATCCGCTCCATCGTGCTGCGCGGCGAGGCCGCCGTGGTGGGTGCCGGCGGCGGCATCACATGGTCCTCCGTCACGGCCGATGAGGTGCGCGAGGTGGGCATCAAGGCGTCCGCACCGCTGCGCGCGCTGGGGGCGAGGCTGCCGTCGGGATGGTGA
- a CDS encoding ComEA family DNA-binding protein, translated as MPSPPSAPLDAYERAPRRWRTGVGAIALVILLALAVTVGVTVVRSAGDPGEVLPLSTPEPAEQATAASVYVHVSGAVRAPGLYRLPADSRVFDAVAAASGFTEEADRGAVNLARVLADGEQVVVPTPGATAEGGAAVPGDGRVSLNSGTLADLDTLPRVGPAIAQRIIEWREANGPFTSVDDLLSVPGIGEKMLEAIRPLVVL; from the coding sequence GTGCCCTCGCCCCCGTCCGCGCCGCTCGACGCCTACGAGCGTGCGCCGCGCCGATGGCGCACGGGCGTCGGGGCGATCGCGCTCGTCATCCTTCTCGCGCTCGCGGTGACGGTCGGGGTCACCGTCGTGCGCTCGGCCGGCGACCCGGGCGAGGTGCTGCCGCTGTCGACGCCGGAACCGGCCGAGCAGGCGACGGCGGCGTCGGTGTACGTGCACGTGTCGGGAGCGGTGCGTGCGCCCGGGCTCTACCGGCTCCCCGCGGACTCGCGCGTCTTCGATGCGGTCGCCGCGGCATCCGGATTCACAGAGGAGGCCGACCGCGGTGCGGTGAATCTGGCGCGCGTGCTCGCGGACGGTGAACAGGTCGTCGTCCCGACGCCCGGAGCGACGGCGGAGGGTGGGGCCGCGGTTCCCGGCGATGGGCGGGTGAGCCTGAACTCCGGCACGCTCGCCGACCTCGACACGCTTCCCCGTGTCGGGCCGGCGATCGCCCAGCGCATCATCGAGTGGCGGGAGGCGAACGGGCCCTTCACGAGCGTCGATGACCTCCTCTCCGTCCCGGGCATCGGGGAGAAGATGCTCGAGGCGATCCGCCCGCTGGTCGTGCTGTGA
- a CDS encoding SOS response-associated peptidase, which translates to MCGRFVVARPSTELVDFLDVDTIGEDLPAPSFNVAPTDRAAIVLDSIKTEPPTRRLEAARWGLVPGWAKDPSVGSRAFNARAEDAEHKPMFRAALEKRRAIVPTSGYYEWQTTPDGKTPHFVHPADDAPLLLAGLYEWWRDPARPDDDPARWMLSFTVLTRDAVGSLGSIHDRMPLFLDLDHAEAWLDPTVANVGDVLDAAIDAAPSVAAELEARVVGRAVGNVRNNDPSLIEPAA; encoded by the coding sequence ATGTGCGGACGTTTCGTCGTGGCCCGGCCATCGACAGAGCTCGTGGACTTCCTCGACGTCGACACGATCGGCGAGGATCTCCCCGCCCCGTCGTTCAACGTCGCCCCCACCGATCGCGCCGCGATCGTGCTCGACTCGATCAAGACCGAGCCGCCGACCCGGCGCCTCGAAGCGGCGCGGTGGGGACTCGTCCCCGGCTGGGCGAAGGATCCCTCCGTCGGTTCCCGCGCCTTCAACGCGCGGGCCGAAGATGCCGAGCACAAGCCGATGTTCCGCGCGGCGCTCGAGAAGCGCCGCGCCATCGTCCCGACCTCGGGGTATTACGAGTGGCAGACGACGCCGGATGGCAAGACCCCCCACTTCGTCCACCCCGCCGACGACGCACCGCTGCTGCTGGCGGGTCTCTACGAGTGGTGGCGCGATCCCGCGCGCCCCGACGACGACCCCGCCCGCTGGATGCTGAGCTTCACCGTCCTCACGCGGGACGCCGTCGGCTCCCTCGGCTCGATCCACGATCGCATGCCGCTCTTCCTCGATCTCGACCACGCCGAGGCGTGGCTCGACCCCACGGTCGCCAACGTGGGCGATGTGCTGGATGCCGCGATCGACGCGGCGCCGAGCGTCGCGGCCGAGCTCGAGGCTCGCGTGGTCGGCCGAGCCGTGGGCAACGTGCGCAACAACGACCCCTCCCTGATCGAGCCGGCCGCCTGA
- a CDS encoding App1 family protein — protein MPTSTQPPAEPRKILWLARLERRFHAWRERRARRRGMRPTVAAFPGYGGDGWIRVVGRVLIVRPPRRTENGELASVRGWRSFLGIPVGNARVTVTVAGRRHEVVADRGGVVDAVIDASLEPGWQPVSFSVEGCEPVEARIFVVAPDVEVGVLSDVDDTVMVTALPRPLLAAWNSFVVDEHARLPVPGMAVLLERLVRSHPGAPMIYLSTGAWNIAPTLTRFLTRHLFPPGAMLLTDWGPTHERWFRSGRDHKAENLRRLAAEFPNITWILIGDDGQHDDEIYTQFTRDHPDRVAGVAIRRLSTAEAVLAGGRTVVDDHSGAAPWVSASDGAGLLERLDEAGLVGPGGSADAPRR, from the coding sequence ATGCCCACGTCGACCCAGCCCCCGGCCGAACCGCGGAAGATCCTCTGGCTCGCGCGCCTCGAGCGCCGATTCCACGCCTGGCGGGAACGCCGGGCGCGGCGTCGCGGCATGCGGCCGACCGTCGCGGCGTTCCCCGGCTACGGCGGCGACGGCTGGATCCGCGTCGTCGGACGGGTGCTCATCGTCCGGCCGCCTCGGCGCACGGAGAACGGCGAGCTCGCGAGCGTGCGCGGCTGGCGCAGCTTCCTCGGCATCCCCGTCGGCAACGCCCGTGTCACGGTCACCGTGGCGGGCCGCCGGCACGAGGTCGTCGCCGATCGAGGGGGCGTCGTGGATGCCGTGATCGACGCATCGCTCGAGCCGGGGTGGCAGCCGGTGTCCTTCTCGGTCGAGGGGTGCGAACCGGTCGAGGCGAGGATCTTCGTCGTCGCGCCGGATGTCGAGGTGGGGGTGCTCTCGGACGTCGACGACACCGTCATGGTCACGGCGCTCCCCCGACCCCTGCTCGCCGCCTGGAACTCCTTCGTCGTCGACGAGCACGCGCGTCTGCCCGTGCCCGGCATGGCGGTGCTCCTCGAGCGCCTCGTGCGCAGCCACCCCGGCGCGCCGATGATCTACCTGTCAACGGGGGCGTGGAACATCGCCCCCACCCTGACCCGCTTCCTCACCCGACACCTGTTCCCGCCGGGGGCGATGCTGCTGACGGATTGGGGTCCGACGCACGAGCGCTGGTTCAGGAGCGGGCGCGATCACAAGGCGGAGAACCTCCGCCGCCTCGCCGCGGAGTTCCCGAACATCACGTGGATCCTGATCGGCGACGACGGACAGCACGACGACGAGATCTACACGCAGTTCACGCGTGATCACCCCGACCGCGTCGCCGGCGTCGCCATCCGCAGGCTGTCCACCGCCGAGGCCGTGCTGGCCGGAGGCCGCACCGTCGTGGACGATCACTCCGGCGCCGCTCCGTGGGTATCGGCGTCGGATGGTGCGGGGCTTCTCGAACGCCTCGACGAGGCGGGTCTCGTCGGCCCCGGCGGCTCCGCCGACGCACCGCGACGCTGA
- the leuS gene encoding leucine--tRNA ligase: MASSDSAPADEQVYDAASIQAKWQAVWAEHDPFRAGGDEDRRPRKYVLGMFPYPSGDMHMGHAENYAYVDVVARFWRHRGYNVLNPIGWDSFGLPAENAAIQRGADPREWTYSNIEQQKTSLKAFGTSYDWSRVLHTSDPEYYHWNQWLFLRLHERGLAYRKESPVNWCPHDQTVLANEQVVDGRCERCGHEVVKKKLTQWYLRITDYADRLLDDLNQLEGFWPQKVIQMQRNWIGRSVGADIDFEIEGHPEKVTVFSTRPDTLHGATFFVVAPDSDLAAELAAGADAEVQARFGEYLENVRRSTDIERQSTDRPKTGVFLGRYAINPVNGARLPIWAADYVLADYGHGAVMAVPAHDQRDLDFARAFDLPVTVVVDTTAPITGAIPVIELDDDGEPIEPEGESLDSIDPARTGVALTGEGRMINSGSLDGLSKRTAIARMIEQLEAAGTGRASKSYRLRDWLISRQRFWGTPIPMLHTEDGRIVPVPDDQLPVRLPSVEGLDLTPKGTSPLGAAASWVETVDPETGAAARRDPDTMDTFVDSSWYFLRFLSPGDSGEAFSPQEASRWAPVDSYIGGVEHAILHLLYARFITKVLFDMGLVDFTEPFSTLINQGMVLLGGSKMSKSKGNLVEFAASMQSPGADAVRVAIAFAGPVEDDIEWEDVSTTGAQKFLARAWRIAKDVDSETGVIWAEGDPALRRVTHRLLADAPGLVEQTKFNVVIARLMELVNATRKAIDTGAGASDPAVREAAEVIAMVLDLFAPHTAEEMWEMLGYPPFVGLVPWRQPDPTLLVDESVTAVVQVDGKVRATIEVPARIGAGELEELARGDARVVRSVGEREIVKVIVRAPKVVSISTRPAA; the protein is encoded by the coding sequence ATGGCTTCCTCCGACAGCGCGCCCGCCGACGAGCAGGTGTACGACGCCGCCTCGATCCAGGCGAAGTGGCAGGCGGTCTGGGCCGAACACGACCCGTTCCGCGCGGGCGGGGACGAGGATCGCCGTCCGCGCAAGTACGTGCTCGGCATGTTCCCCTACCCGTCGGGCGACATGCACATGGGGCACGCCGAGAACTACGCGTACGTCGACGTCGTCGCGCGCTTCTGGCGCCACCGCGGCTACAACGTGCTCAACCCGATCGGGTGGGACTCGTTCGGTCTGCCGGCGGAGAACGCGGCGATCCAGCGCGGCGCCGATCCTCGCGAGTGGACGTACTCCAACATCGAGCAGCAGAAGACCAGCCTGAAGGCGTTCGGCACGTCGTACGACTGGAGCCGGGTGCTCCACACGAGCGATCCCGAGTACTACCACTGGAACCAGTGGCTGTTCCTGCGCCTGCACGAGCGGGGACTGGCGTACCGCAAGGAGAGCCCGGTCAACTGGTGCCCCCACGACCAGACCGTGCTGGCGAACGAGCAGGTCGTCGACGGCCGGTGCGAGCGCTGCGGCCACGAGGTCGTGAAGAAGAAGCTCACGCAGTGGTATCTCCGGATCACCGACTACGCCGACCGCCTGCTCGACGACCTCAACCAGCTCGAGGGCTTCTGGCCGCAGAAGGTCATCCAGATGCAGCGCAACTGGATCGGGCGCTCCGTGGGCGCCGACATCGATTTCGAGATCGAGGGCCACCCCGAGAAGGTCACGGTCTTCTCGACGCGCCCCGACACGTTGCACGGCGCGACCTTCTTCGTCGTCGCGCCCGACTCCGACCTCGCCGCCGAACTGGCGGCAGGGGCGGATGCCGAGGTGCAGGCGCGCTTCGGCGAGTATCTCGAGAACGTGCGTCGCTCCACCGACATCGAACGCCAGAGCACCGACCGCCCGAAGACGGGTGTGTTCCTCGGGCGCTATGCGATCAACCCGGTCAACGGCGCCCGCCTGCCCATCTGGGCCGCCGACTACGTCCTGGCCGACTACGGACACGGCGCCGTCATGGCCGTTCCCGCACATGACCAGCGCGACCTCGACTTCGCTCGGGCGTTCGACCTGCCTGTGACGGTCGTCGTCGACACGACCGCACCGATCACGGGCGCCATCCCCGTGATCGAGCTCGACGACGACGGCGAGCCGATCGAGCCCGAGGGCGAGAGCCTCGACAGCATCGACCCGGCGCGCACCGGCGTCGCGCTCACCGGCGAGGGTCGCATGATCAATTCGGGGTCGCTCGACGGACTGTCCAAGCGCACCGCGATCGCGCGGATGATCGAGCAGCTGGAGGCCGCCGGCACGGGCCGTGCGTCCAAGTCGTACCGCCTGCGCGACTGGCTCATCTCGAGGCAGCGCTTCTGGGGGACGCCGATCCCCATGCTCCACACGGAAGACGGCAGGATCGTGCCCGTCCCCGACGACCAGCTGCCGGTGCGGCTGCCGAGCGTGGAGGGCCTCGACCTCACGCCGAAGGGCACGTCTCCGTTGGGGGCCGCGGCATCCTGGGTCGAGACCGTGGACCCCGAGACCGGCGCGGCGGCACGGCGCGACCCCGACACGATGGACACGTTCGTCGACAGCTCGTGGTACTTCCTGCGCTTCCTCTCACCGGGCGACTCCGGTGAGGCGTTCTCGCCGCAGGAAGCGTCCCGGTGGGCGCCGGTGGACTCCTACATCGGCGGCGTGGAGCACGCCATCCTGCACCTGCTGTACGCGCGTTTCATCACCAAGGTGCTCTTCGACATGGGCCTGGTGGATTTCACCGAGCCCTTCTCCACGCTCATCAACCAGGGCATGGTGCTGCTCGGCGGCTCGAAGATGTCCAAGAGCAAGGGCAACCTCGTCGAGTTCGCCGCGAGCATGCAGTCGCCGGGCGCCGACGCCGTGCGCGTCGCGATCGCGTTCGCCGGCCCCGTCGAGGATGACATCGAGTGGGAGGATGTCTCGACCACGGGGGCGCAGAAGTTCCTCGCTCGGGCGTGGCGCATCGCGAAGGACGTCGACAGCGAGACCGGTGTGATCTGGGCCGAGGGCGACCCCGCCCTGCGCCGCGTCACGCACCGCCTGCTCGCGGATGCGCCGGGCCTGGTGGAGCAGACCAAGTTCAACGTCGTGATCGCGCGGCTCATGGAGCTGGTCAACGCCACCCGCAAGGCCATCGACACGGGAGCCGGCGCGTCCGACCCCGCCGTGCGTGAGGCGGCCGAGGTCATCGCCATGGTCCTGGACCTCTTCGCGCCCCACACCGCGGAGGAGATGTGGGAGATGCTCGGATACCCGCCGTTCGTCGGCCTGGTGCCGTGGCGTCAGCCCGACCCGACGCTGCTCGTGGACGAGTCGGTCACCGCGGTCGTGCAGGTGGACGGCAAGGTCCGGGCCACGATCGAGGTGCCCGCGCGGATCGGCGCCGGTGAACTGGAGGAGCTCGCGCGCGGCGATGCCCGCGTCGTGCGGTCGGTGGGAGAGCGCGAGATCGTGAAGGTGATCGTGCGGGCGCCGAAGGTCGTCTCGATCTCCACGCGACCGGCGGCCTGA